In Terriglobus sp. TAA 43, a single window of DNA contains:
- a CDS encoding polysaccharide deacetylase family protein, whose protein sequence is MSSRQTLRHAFLKSLSKSGSLKSARKKVGASGATLVLMLHRVMPDDAMESCRSPRGMVIRESAFRSLLTYLSEHAVCVKPGDIDRPEASDTRPRVMITFDDGWFDNLAIAAPLLAQFGMSACFFAVTNYAGRTQPFWPEKALGFIRALHDSKNQISLQDLFSHLVDADGTPLPAGPVREEELLTWLKQFEPETIRAAIDDAERSLAMNTRQPDPLERLMTWDEMRTLTRAGHTIGSHTATHALLTQLTSDEVASELTTSSTALQQHMIPEHTERHWIAYPNGFTDNRVRELTAKCGYHYGFTTVSGLWRKENEPLAIPRVNVWDGSVLSPEGTFDESYLEYALFLRPLLAGSL, encoded by the coding sequence ATGAGCTCACGTCAAACACTGCGGCACGCTTTTCTCAAATCGCTGAGCAAATCCGGCAGTTTGAAGTCTGCGCGTAAGAAGGTAGGCGCGTCAGGAGCCACGCTCGTATTGATGTTGCATCGTGTCATGCCGGACGATGCAATGGAATCCTGTCGCTCGCCCCGCGGCATGGTCATCCGCGAGAGTGCATTCCGCAGCCTGCTCACCTATCTCAGCGAACATGCAGTCTGCGTGAAGCCTGGCGACATCGATCGACCGGAAGCATCGGACACACGTCCGCGGGTAATGATCACCTTCGATGACGGATGGTTCGACAACCTCGCCATCGCCGCTCCTCTTCTGGCCCAGTTTGGAATGTCCGCCTGCTTTTTTGCTGTGACTAACTATGCTGGCCGCACGCAGCCTTTCTGGCCCGAAAAAGCCTTGGGATTCATTCGTGCCCTCCATGATTCGAAGAACCAAATCTCATTGCAGGACCTGTTCTCACACCTTGTCGATGCTGACGGCACTCCTTTACCCGCCGGTCCTGTTCGAGAAGAGGAACTCCTTACCTGGTTAAAGCAGTTTGAACCTGAGACGATTCGTGCAGCCATCGATGATGCTGAAAGAAGTCTCGCCATGAACACTCGCCAACCAGACCCTCTGGAGCGGCTTATGACCTGGGACGAGATGCGTACCTTGACACGCGCGGGTCATACGATCGGATCGCACACTGCAACACATGCTTTACTCACGCAGTTGACGTCCGATGAAGTCGCTTCGGAACTTACCACTTCTTCCACCGCGCTTCAGCAGCATATGATTCCGGAACACACTGAGCGGCACTGGATTGCGTATCCAAACGGCTTCACAGATAACCGTGTCCGAGAATTAACGGCCAAATGCGGATACCACTACGGATTTACGACAGTGTCCGGACTATGGCGCAAGGAAAATGAGCCATTGGCAATTCCCCGGGTCAACGTGTGGGACGGATCTGTCTTGTCGCCAGAAGGAACATTCGATGAAAGCTATCTGGAATACGCGCTATTTCTACGGCCACTATTGGCGGGTTCGTTGTAG
- a CDS encoding right-handed parallel beta-helix repeat-containing protein has translation MKAIWNTRYFYGHYWRVRCRALALLLPLLCFATTRAGAEQVPPHISYSDLTSAPATGGESDQGAFITLYGSGFGDKRGAGYITIGGERAFAYPIWSERTLTFQLSSRSQSGPVVVHTDRGASNELHISVRAGHIHFYPERKGETLRSAVDKLHAGDILYLRDGVSVNALDRYESSWNIMSSGRKDSPIAIVAYPGANVTIGSVDGPHIAARTPNVERTSDHWVIAGLHFVGNQEAMDITDSKDWRVVGNDFTCPRGFGPTGCVEMSQVSDVAFLGNNVHDVGLPRTTKVYHGVYFSTDSNHIDVGWNTIANVRGCRGLQFHSTPTDPGTGLNQYDIHIHDNVIHDTACDGINLATINPSAGPVEVFNNLLYNTGQGPDPQDGSANYACIYIQGGSNAGPTSSGVVDVYNNTMFRCGGRRNTDSGAIALAGGSTRQAIRLRNNIIVLDGSVPLFSPNSRPVPFQAQANLVWWLQPGKDARSHLPEGFQLVNPMLRNPASGDFRLSDASPALHRGVPTALNWTLDGRARTSKIPDSIGAF, from the coding sequence ATGAAAGCTATCTGGAATACGCGCTATTTCTACGGCCACTATTGGCGGGTTCGTTGTAGAGCACTGGCTCTTTTATTGCCACTTCTCTGCTTCGCCACAACACGAGCAGGCGCAGAGCAGGTGCCGCCGCACATCTCCTATAGCGACCTGACCAGCGCGCCCGCCACAGGCGGCGAGTCAGATCAAGGCGCATTCATCACGCTCTATGGAAGCGGCTTCGGCGACAAGCGCGGAGCAGGCTACATCACCATTGGTGGAGAGCGCGCATTCGCTTATCCCATCTGGTCTGAGCGCACGCTCACCTTCCAATTGTCGAGCCGCTCTCAGTCCGGCCCCGTCGTTGTTCACACAGACAGGGGCGCATCGAACGAACTTCACATTTCGGTCCGAGCAGGACACATCCATTTCTATCCAGAAAGAAAGGGTGAAACACTTCGGTCTGCAGTCGACAAGCTCCATGCGGGAGACATTCTTTATCTCCGCGATGGCGTCTCCGTAAATGCACTTGATCGTTACGAATCGTCATGGAACATCATGAGCAGTGGCCGCAAAGACAGCCCCATTGCGATCGTTGCTTACCCTGGTGCCAACGTAACAATCGGTTCAGTCGATGGCCCACACATCGCAGCCAGAACTCCGAATGTCGAGAGAACCTCTGATCACTGGGTAATCGCAGGTTTACATTTCGTTGGCAACCAAGAGGCGATGGACATTACCGACTCCAAGGACTGGCGGGTTGTGGGTAACGACTTCACCTGCCCGCGTGGATTCGGCCCAACAGGCTGCGTCGAAATGTCGCAGGTCTCTGACGTTGCATTTCTAGGGAACAATGTCCATGACGTAGGCTTGCCAAGAACAACGAAGGTGTATCACGGCGTCTATTTCAGCACTGACAGCAATCACATCGACGTCGGATGGAACACAATCGCAAACGTGCGCGGATGCCGCGGCCTGCAATTTCATTCCACACCGACCGATCCCGGCACCGGACTTAATCAGTACGACATACACATTCATGACAACGTGATTCACGACACCGCTTGCGACGGCATCAACCTCGCAACGATCAATCCCTCTGCCGGCCCCGTTGAGGTATTCAACAATCTTCTCTACAACACCGGCCAGGGTCCTGATCCTCAGGATGGCAGCGCAAACTACGCTTGCATTTATATACAAGGTGGCTCGAACGCCGGCCCCACAAGCAGTGGAGTTGTCGATGTCTACAACAACACCATGTTTCGTTGCGGAGGAAGACGCAACACAGATTCCGGCGCCATCGCTTTAGCCGGCGGATCGACGAGACAGGCTATCAGGCTACGAAATAACATCATCGTTCTCGACGGCAGTGTCCCGCTTTTCTCTCCCAACAGCAGACCAGTGCCGTTTCAAGCACAAGCAAATCTGGTCTGGTGGCTGCAGCCAGGAAAGGATGCACGATCGCATCTTCCGGAAGGTTTTCAGCTTGTGAATCCTATGCTGCGCAATCCCGCCAGCGGAGATTTTCGTCTCTCAGACGCTAGCCCGGCGCTGCATCGAGGCGTCCCCACTGCATTGAACTGGACATTGGATGGACGTGCGCGAACTTCCAAAATCCCCGATAGCATCGGAGCCTTTTAA
- a CDS encoding glycosyltransferase family 2 protein — MPFSLLSVSEISPWSIAFWICVTAIGYAYIGYPTLLWIVTRFKKHRAVPPSTAPTLTLLICAHNEAANIGRKLLQCLELNYPKDKLQILVASDGSTDETEDIVRFFAPEGVELIVVPQQAGKTNAQNVAVRSARGEIIVFSDATTEYHPDALQYIAGSLADPNVGAVSGRYTYFDLNSSSVGEGSRAYAGYDNRIREMQSAAGSLTGCCGCIYAVRRNLYTPLEPGIISDLVEPMHVLLQGAKVKFEPRALAREDVGHNAGKEFSMRVRVVARALTGLSSVRQLLAPWKHPWIALQLLSHKLLRYAVPLFLVGMLASSWMLRASMAYGILLALQLAFYGTAALAAAIPALQKKKAFSLPMYFCVMNAAALWGAVKFMRGQRYAVWKPQRETSHAG, encoded by the coding sequence ATGCCCTTCTCGCTACTTAGTGTGTCGGAAATATCGCCTTGGTCCATTGCCTTCTGGATATGTGTAACTGCCATCGGTTACGCCTACATTGGTTATCCAACGCTGCTTTGGATCGTGACACGCTTCAAGAAACACCGCGCCGTACCTCCATCCACCGCACCCACATTGACGCTCCTTATCTGCGCGCATAACGAGGCTGCCAATATTGGAAGAAAACTTCTCCAATGCCTCGAATTGAACTATCCGAAGGACAAGCTTCAGATCCTCGTCGCTTCTGACGGATCGACAGATGAGACCGAAGACATCGTCCGCTTCTTCGCTCCGGAAGGCGTAGAGCTCATCGTCGTGCCACAACAAGCTGGTAAGACGAATGCGCAAAACGTGGCCGTGCGAAGTGCAAGAGGAGAAATTATCGTCTTCTCTGACGCCACGACCGAGTACCACCCAGACGCATTGCAATACATAGCGGGATCACTTGCCGATCCGAATGTTGGTGCCGTTTCAGGTAGATATACCTACTTTGACCTCAACAGCTCATCCGTGGGCGAAGGTTCGCGTGCTTACGCCGGATATGACAATCGCATCCGTGAAATGCAGTCCGCCGCAGGAAGCCTTACCGGATGCTGCGGATGCATCTATGCAGTGCGCAGAAACCTGTATACGCCACTTGAGCCCGGCATCATCAGCGACCTCGTAGAACCAATGCATGTGTTGCTGCAGGGTGCCAAGGTGAAGTTTGAGCCACGGGCCCTGGCACGCGAAGATGTGGGACACAATGCGGGCAAAGAATTTTCCATGCGCGTCCGAGTCGTTGCGCGTGCTCTGACAGGCCTTTCAAGCGTGCGACAGTTGCTCGCTCCCTGGAAGCACCCGTGGATTGCGCTACAGCTTCTCTCTCACAAACTGCTGCGATACGCCGTTCCACTCTTCTTGGTAGGCATGCTCGCATCATCATGGATGCTGCGAGCATCCATGGCCTACGGCATTCTTCTCGCGCTCCAACTTGCGTTCTACGGCACGGCCGCCTTGGCAGCAGCCATCCCCGCATTGCAAAAGAAGAAGGCATTTTCATTGCCGATGTACTTCTGCGTGATGAATGCTGCAGCCCTCTGGGGAGCTGTAAAGTTCATGCGCGGACAACGCTACGCCGTGTGGAAGCCACAACGCGAAACATCGCACGCAGGTTGA
- a CDS encoding glycosyltransferase — MKPVSTQSRSVMFIIDQLTELGGAERMMFALARSLPERGYKVTVVTLRDNPSPEAYKLFDEIVVLPTRSCLSLQGLKTLGKLRDLLRERNVCLVQTYFESADLFGAIASRLAGVTTICSSRRDMGILRTAKHNLLYRLLTPLYSHVFAVSEKVARWHREQDGITAKKVSIVHNGVALERYELSAHTSELRIAHAFPEDALLVTTVANINPWKGVDVFIKAAAIVHRQNPKAMFAVAGDWTDQEHLQQLRDMVRESNLDDCVRFLGRVEDIPGLLHDSHVFALLSRSEGFPNVVIEAMAARLPVVATDVGGTSEAVVDGVTGYLVPNEDHQAAADHIIALLNDRTHRAYMGNTARELVEKRFSIQAMVSQHVEVYDALLAT, encoded by the coding sequence ATGAAACCCGTATCCACACAATCGCGATCGGTGATGTTCATCATTGATCAGCTCACGGAACTGGGCGGTGCCGAGCGCATGATGTTCGCTCTGGCACGCTCCCTTCCCGAGCGTGGATACAAGGTCACCGTGGTCACGCTGCGGGACAATCCCAGCCCCGAAGCTTACAAACTCTTCGACGAGATCGTGGTGCTGCCCACGCGCTCCTGCCTCTCATTACAGGGCCTGAAAACCCTCGGCAAGCTGCGCGATTTGCTCCGCGAGCGCAACGTATGCCTTGTACAGACGTACTTCGAGAGCGCCGATCTCTTTGGTGCCATCGCGAGTCGCCTCGCCGGCGTAACCACCATCTGTTCCAGCCGCCGAGATATGGGAATTCTGCGGACGGCAAAGCACAACCTGCTCTATCGGCTGCTGACCCCGCTCTACAGCCATGTTTTTGCAGTTTCAGAAAAAGTGGCACGCTGGCACCGTGAACAGGACGGCATTACCGCGAAGAAGGTGTCCATCGTGCACAACGGTGTCGCACTCGAGCGCTACGAGCTGTCTGCACACACGTCAGAGTTGCGGATTGCCCACGCATTTCCGGAAGATGCACTTCTTGTCACAACTGTTGCAAACATTAATCCATGGAAGGGCGTCGACGTCTTCATCAAGGCGGCTGCAATTGTCCATCGCCAGAATCCCAAGGCCATGTTTGCCGTTGCGGGCGACTGGACGGATCAGGAACATCTGCAGCAGTTGCGTGACATGGTCCGCGAATCAAACCTGGATGATTGCGTCCGCTTCCTAGGCCGCGTAGAAGACATCCCCGGCTTACTTCACGACTCCCACGTATTCGCGCTGCTTTCCCGTTCGGAAGGATTTCCAAACGTCGTGATTGAAGCGATGGCGGCCCGACTTCCAGTTGTGGCGACGGATGTGGGTGGAACCTCAGAGGCGGTTGTCGACGGAGTAACAGGTTACCTGGTTCCCAACGAAGACCACCAGGCCGCCGCAGACCACATCATCGCGCTACTGAATGACCGCACACACAGGGCATACATGGGAAACACCGCCCGCGAGCTTGTAGAGAAACGATTCTCGATTCAGGCAATGGTTTCGCAACATGTGGAGGTGTACGATGCCCTTCTCGCTACTTAG
- a CDS encoding DUF2079 domain-containing protein — MSTSTIATDYIQAETNQFPKRPAITLPVALGAASLSIWIWLAFLRPMHTLGALLTAIVFAVAFTLLAYSPSLSLVFRKTTSPALQRELARCAAVFVFLLFFVPEYAARVRPPFVRSAILLAIFIGLWAALFRDSLKEADSQDEETPRNTSWPILEAAVLLAGLTYFAVKKYLVFGYVGQDLAYFGQIMHTTLHGHLFWGSLLQDVLYSHPVTTDFAGHNSPIMFLFLPFYAIFQSPITLLVLRNITMVACAYPVFRIAKLSSTDRAARIWAVAFLLVPVIFYQSVFDFYPLSFVALPVLFTILYYLEGKFRPFTIAFFFTLAVREDLALFAVCLAVVALVQRKSMRWIALPLIAGLVWGVLSYKVVLPHALNGASFVTDACFSHLGATPTEMLTHVCSSPQTTVLTRNNIVYLKQLLTPTGLLLPFGSSLVIASFPFLAINLLAGAGKCITTVIYAQYSVVPATVLFIAALLFSTNSKSKLASLSRLRLSSSRVAPLITLALTVATLAFATGKAQFDEISKQPWDAEAHKVAAMIPSDASLAAPRYMLPAVANRDCLYQTHRLYQYHHPVYEYLVLDKDWAHINAAAEYETAYRQLLATAPVDPRFQVIYESPNYLVLRDPAMHGVGCFPNANGGQQ, encoded by the coding sequence ATGTCGACCTCGACTATCGCGACAGATTACATCCAAGCTGAAACGAACCAGTTCCCGAAGCGACCGGCAATCACATTGCCGGTCGCCCTGGGCGCCGCTTCACTCAGCATCTGGATCTGGCTGGCTTTTCTTCGCCCCATGCACACCCTTGGTGCGTTGCTAACTGCAATCGTTTTCGCTGTGGCATTCACACTGCTCGCGTATAGTCCTTCTCTCTCCCTGGTCTTTCGTAAGACAACATCTCCAGCACTGCAGCGCGAACTCGCGCGCTGTGCAGCAGTCTTTGTTTTCCTTCTCTTCTTTGTTCCGGAATACGCAGCCAGAGTTCGCCCGCCCTTTGTGCGTTCGGCAATATTGCTCGCGATCTTTATCGGTCTGTGGGCCGCGCTCTTCCGCGACAGTCTTAAGGAAGCCGACTCGCAGGACGAGGAAACACCTCGCAACACAAGCTGGCCCATTCTTGAAGCAGCCGTGCTGCTGGCCGGTCTCACCTATTTCGCAGTCAAGAAGTACTTGGTGTTCGGATACGTTGGCCAGGACCTCGCTTACTTCGGCCAGATCATGCACACCACACTGCACGGACACCTCTTCTGGGGCTCCCTGCTGCAGGACGTGCTCTATTCGCACCCTGTCACAACGGATTTCGCTGGGCATAACTCGCCCATCATGTTCCTGTTCCTACCGTTCTACGCAATCTTCCAGAGCCCGATCACTCTGTTGGTCCTTCGCAACATCACAATGGTCGCGTGTGCCTATCCCGTGTTCCGCATTGCGAAGTTGTCATCCACGGATCGGGCGGCCCGCATCTGGGCAGTGGCCTTCCTGCTCGTGCCGGTGATCTTTTATCAGTCCGTCTTTGACTTCTATCCCCTAAGCTTCGTCGCACTGCCCGTGCTGTTCACGATCCTTTACTACCTCGAAGGCAAGTTCCGTCCCTTCACGATTGCATTCTTCTTCACCCTGGCGGTGCGAGAAGATCTGGCGCTCTTCGCCGTGTGCCTCGCCGTCGTTGCGCTGGTTCAGCGTAAGTCGATGCGCTGGATTGCATTGCCGCTGATCGCAGGCCTCGTATGGGGTGTTCTCTCCTATAAGGTTGTGCTCCCACACGCATTGAACGGAGCATCATTCGTCACCGACGCATGCTTCAGCCACCTGGGCGCAACCCCCACAGAGATGCTCACCCACGTGTGCAGCAGCCCGCAGACGACCGTTCTGACACGCAATAACATCGTCTATCTCAAACAGCTTCTGACGCCCACCGGACTCCTTCTTCCGTTCGGCAGTTCGCTCGTCATCGCATCATTCCCCTTCCTGGCCATCAACCTTCTCGCTGGCGCAGGTAAGTGCATCACGACTGTTATCTATGCTCAATACTCGGTAGTACCCGCTACGGTACTGTTCATCGCTGCGCTTCTCTTCTCCACCAACAGCAAGAGCAAGTTGGCAAGCCTCTCGCGGCTTCGCCTCAGCAGCTCGCGCGTAGCTCCGCTGATCACGCTAGCACTGACCGTCGCTACGCTCGCCTTTGCTACTGGAAAGGCACAGTTCGACGAAATCTCTAAACAGCCATGGGACGCAGAGGCACACAAGGTCGCAGCAATGATTCCTTCGGATGCATCGCTCGCCGCTCCGCGCTATATGCTTCCCGCAGTTGCTAATCGCGATTGCCTATATCAGACACATCGGCTGTATCAGTACCACCACCCGGTCTATGAGTACCTGGTACTCGATAAGGACTGGGCACATATCAACGCAGCCGCTGAATACGAAACTGCCTATCGCCAACTGTTGGCAACGGCTCCGGTCGACCCGCGCTTCCAGGTGATCTATGAGTCGCCCAACTATCTGGTGTTGCGTGACCCGGCGATGCACGGTGTCGGTTGCTTCCCGAACGCCAACGGGGGACAGCAATGA
- a CDS encoding O-antigen ligase codes for MILESTSPGALTSIRAIAMYSAVVAGALATILWKSEFGIYLLSVLLPLQTTRYHLHAFPLGSNIVDILIICTLLGSVLRPQAPLIKRTSVLAFLGLMCGFYYLSLWRGAFYLGGGFPIWFNDVRLVDYKNFIVMPMLVVAVTRTIRTRKQIAIIIALCCVTALAVDFSYLKGAAGRDFSHYAEETRDAGPLGYAGENGLASYLVEATAFLLPLLALKGKTLVRAGIILVVAANTTCILFSYSREAYLALALVLCFLAVVKIRWLFIPILLLVVSWQAILPLAVQERIAMTYTKPDAGQDAALDASAQERVMLWTDAINMFKANPVVGTGFLTYALMGRVGSYKDTHNFYLKMLVETGLAGLLLFLVQLLLFARTGLQLFSRARDSFLSLVGLGFACLILTAAIVNFFGDRWMFIQVDSNLWILLGCTLCGISIASVKAPVVTEQVKQKAKKRHSWHTPNPPLVHGDAV; via the coding sequence ATGATTTTGGAGTCGACCTCGCCCGGCGCGCTCACAAGCATACGCGCAATCGCAATGTACTCCGCTGTTGTTGCGGGTGCACTCGCTACAATCCTGTGGAAGTCCGAGTTCGGGATTTATCTGCTTTCGGTGCTGCTGCCGTTGCAGACGACGCGTTATCACCTGCACGCGTTCCCTCTCGGATCGAACATCGTAGACATCTTAATCATCTGCACTTTGCTTGGCAGTGTCCTTCGTCCGCAAGCGCCCTTGATAAAACGAACTTCTGTTCTCGCCTTCCTTGGATTGATGTGCGGGTTCTACTATCTATCCTTATGGCGCGGCGCCTTCTATTTGGGCGGAGGATTCCCCATCTGGTTTAACGACGTGCGTCTTGTGGATTACAAGAACTTCATCGTAATGCCGATGCTCGTAGTCGCTGTCACCAGAACCATCCGCACACGCAAGCAAATCGCCATCATCATTGCACTCTGCTGCGTAACAGCACTCGCCGTAGATTTCAGTTATCTGAAGGGCGCAGCCGGACGTGACTTTTCGCACTACGCCGAAGAGACGCGCGATGCCGGTCCCCTAGGATATGCAGGTGAGAACGGACTAGCCTCATATCTCGTAGAGGCAACGGCGTTTCTGCTACCGCTGCTCGCGCTCAAAGGCAAGACACTGGTACGCGCTGGCATTATCCTCGTGGTCGCCGCAAATACTACCTGCATTCTGTTCTCTTACTCGCGCGAAGCCTACCTCGCTTTGGCGTTAGTCCTCTGTTTCCTGGCAGTCGTCAAGATTCGATGGCTTTTCATACCGATTCTTCTGCTCGTTGTCTCCTGGCAAGCCATCCTGCCGCTCGCAGTGCAGGAGCGCATTGCCATGACCTATACCAAGCCAGACGCGGGACAAGACGCAGCATTGGACGCATCCGCACAGGAGCGCGTAATGCTCTGGACAGACGCGATCAATATGTTCAAGGCCAATCCAGTTGTAGGCACCGGGTTCCTGACCTACGCATTGATGGGCCGCGTCGGCTCTTATAAAGACACGCATAACTTCTATCTCAAAATGCTGGTAGAAACGGGACTGGCCGGGCTCCTGCTCTTCCTCGTGCAGCTGCTCCTGTTCGCTCGGACCGGGCTGCAACTATTCAGCCGCGCAAGAGATTCCTTTCTCTCGTTGGTGGGCCTAGGCTTTGCATGCCTGATATTGACGGCTGCCATCGTCAATTTCTTTGGCGACCGGTGGATGTTCATTCAGGTTGATTCCAACCTTTGGATCCTTCTCGGGTGCACACTGTGTGGCATTTCAATTGCTAGTGTGAAGGCGCCGGTAGTCACGGAACAAGTGAAGCAAAAGGCGAAGAAGCGCCATTCCTGGCATACGCCAAATCCGCCACTGGTCCATGGAGATGCAGTATGA
- a CDS encoding lipopolysaccharide biosynthesis protein, producing MSRKPDFIRDIGNYLVGRGSLILLGFVTFPLLTRVLPVEQYGILSLTFRLVLLLVVLSKCGLQYSAARFYDASKSDVAGQRRFYSTLLIGPTITSLLFSAIYMAVLFSSSELRRDIQLFHCLLLAPVAVVLRTLQSMLLSFLRNEGRSRLHTIVEVMTKVTTMVGLIALALAGQHRAFPVVLATMTAEAIVVAVQLGDVLRRGLIHPTAIDWDLIRTSLKFGMPLIAYELSSLVLDSADRIIVQRYMGDHSLGLYSAAYSISGYLQDVVMTPLNLALFPIYMRLWNEEGKEATSRFLSMSLSWFVVIALFITGLSTLCAGDALVFLASTRFAGAEGLLKVLVPALMVYALHIFFNVGLVLQKRTTLLAIIVVVAAAVNIAANFAWIPRYGLMGAAAATFLSYAVMVGTLIVVNRDILPLHVNPALAISGVVALLCAYPLPTFIHSQLLIAQLLGRAAAYSAIFAGCFFIMSSDFRKAVKKVIAKLPIGTISPLRVPSTAATGEGGAE from the coding sequence ATGAGTCGTAAGCCAGACTTCATCCGAGACATCGGAAATTATCTTGTGGGTCGAGGATCGTTAATCCTCCTTGGATTCGTTACGTTTCCATTGCTCACAAGAGTTCTTCCAGTCGAACAATACGGCATTCTGTCACTAACATTCCGACTGGTGCTGTTGCTTGTCGTCCTATCGAAGTGTGGCCTCCAGTATTCCGCAGCGCGTTTTTACGACGCATCAAAGTCGGACGTTGCAGGACAGCGCAGATTCTACTCGACACTGCTCATTGGACCGACTATCACATCGCTGCTCTTCTCCGCGATTTACATGGCCGTACTCTTTAGCAGCTCGGAGCTGCGTAGAGACATCCAGCTCTTTCACTGCCTCCTGCTCGCTCCAGTCGCAGTCGTACTTCGCACGCTGCAGTCGATGCTTCTCAGCTTCCTGCGCAACGAAGGCAGAAGCCGTCTTCACACCATCGTTGAAGTTATGACAAAGGTCACAACGATGGTCGGCCTCATCGCGCTCGCTTTGGCAGGCCAACATCGCGCATTCCCTGTGGTACTCGCAACCATGACGGCTGAAGCCATCGTAGTTGCAGTTCAACTGGGCGACGTGCTCCGCCGGGGCCTGATTCACCCCACCGCCATCGATTGGGATCTCATCCGTACCAGCCTGAAGTTCGGCATGCCTCTCATCGCATACGAACTCTCCAGCCTCGTTCTGGACTCAGCAGATCGCATCATCGTCCAGCGTTATATGGGCGATCATTCGCTGGGCCTGTACTCCGCGGCTTATAGCATCTCGGGATATCTGCAGGATGTCGTCATGACTCCTCTGAACCTGGCGCTCTTCCCTATCTATATGCGCCTCTGGAACGAAGAGGGTAAAGAAGCGACATCACGCTTCCTCTCCATGTCGCTCTCATGGTTCGTGGTGATCGCGCTCTTCATCACCGGGCTATCAACGCTCTGCGCAGGCGACGCCCTTGTCTTCCTCGCGTCCACTCGCTTCGCCGGTGCGGAAGGACTGCTCAAGGTACTCGTGCCTGCGCTGATGGTCTATGCGCTGCACATCTTCTTCAACGTAGGTCTGGTGTTGCAGAAGCGCACCACCCTGCTTGCAATCATTGTCGTCGTCGCCGCCGCCGTAAACATCGCAGCCAACTTCGCCTGGATTCCTCGCTACGGATTGATGGGAGCGGCAGCCGCTACGTTCCTCAGCTACGCGGTCATGGTCGGAACACTGATCGTCGTGAACCGAGACATTCTGCCTCTGCATGTGAATCCGGCACTTGCCATCAGTGGAGTCGTAGCACTTCTGTGCGCGTACCCACTGCCAACTTTCATCCATTCGCAGTTGCTCATCGCGCAGCTACTGGGCCGTGCGGCAGCGTATAGCGCAATCTTTGCCGGATGCTTTTTCATCATGTCTTCGGACTTCCGCAAGGCCGTTAAAAAGGTCATTGCAAAGCTGCCCATTGGCACAATCTCACCGTTGCGTGTTCCTTCGACCGCAGCGACAGGCGAAGGAGGTGCGGAATGA